One part of the Anaeromyxobacter sp. Fw109-5 genome encodes these proteins:
- a CDS encoding ABC transporter ATP-binding protein, which yields MDAVVTFRQVGRDYRTAGGAVLRALREVSGEVPPGRIVAITGRSGSGKSTLLHLAAGIDAPTSGEVFLLGRSLAALPDRERTRLRRDHVGLVFQFFHLLPHLSVEENVLVPALVAGDPLPVAAARARELLARVGLAGRARDAVQKLSGGEMQRVALCRALLRRPRLLLADEPTGNLDEESGEAVMDLLLGLARGEGSAVLFVTHSRELAARADEAWTLHSGVREP from the coding sequence ATGGACGCCGTCGTCACCTTTCGTCAAGTCGGTCGGGACTACCGGACCGCCGGCGGCGCCGTGCTGCGCGCGCTCCGCGAGGTGTCGGGCGAGGTGCCCCCGGGGCGGATCGTCGCGATCACGGGCCGGAGCGGCTCCGGCAAGTCCACGCTCCTGCACCTCGCCGCCGGCATCGACGCGCCCACCTCGGGCGAGGTGTTCCTCCTCGGCCGCTCGCTCGCGGCGCTGCCCGACCGGGAGCGCACGCGGCTCCGGCGCGATCACGTCGGGCTGGTGTTCCAGTTCTTCCACCTCCTGCCGCACCTCTCGGTCGAGGAGAACGTGCTCGTGCCTGCGCTGGTGGCGGGGGATCCCCTCCCGGTCGCCGCCGCGCGCGCGCGCGAGCTCCTCGCGCGCGTGGGGCTGGCCGGCCGCGCGCGGGACGCCGTCCAGAAGCTCTCCGGCGGCGAGATGCAGCGCGTCGCGCTGTGCCGGGCGCTGCTGCGCCGCCCGCGGCTCCTGCTCGCCGACGAGCCGACCGGGAACCTCGACGAGGAGAGCGGCGAGGCGGTCATGGATCTCCTGCTCGGGCTCGCGCGCGGCGAGGGCAGCGCGGTGCTCTTCGTGACGCACAGCCGCGAGCTGGCCGCCCGCGCCGACGAGGCGTGGACGCTCCACTCCGGCGTGCGGGAGCCCTGA